One Fusobacterium ulcerans DNA segment encodes these proteins:
- a CDS encoding N-acetylglucosamine kinase: MGYILSVDGGGSKTSYCLYEIESSHKEYIKGESTNYKNIGIETVKKNLEENINKIMESRNITFQDIKYFVFGLSSCDTAEDYKLFKELLNSIGIKENLVIMNDAELAFRAICPFEDGGVIVSGTGSIGFAFDKDKVIRVGGWGKDLSDLGSGYWIGRKFLEKYILYLEDMEEKDDSFDRMEILGNDRKKQLEKIVEKYDTAEKIASIARFVIEEKDTSLCSKILDKAVEKLMMMIKEISKSIEKDSYILVLSGGVAISDAVTDKIQKKIVENALGNRIKLIPNRYEPVDGGINIGLNYLQKNK, encoded by the coding sequence ATGGGATATATATTATCAGTAGATGGTGGGGGAAGTAAAACTTCATATTGCCTTTATGAGATAGAAAGTAGTCATAAAGAATATATTAAAGGAGAAAGTACCAACTATAAAAATATAGGGATAGAAACAGTAAAAAAAAATCTGGAAGAAAATATAAATAAAATAATGGAAAGTAGGAATATTACTTTTCAAGATATAAAATATTTTGTATTTGGTCTTTCTAGTTGTGATACAGCTGAAGATTACAAGCTTTTCAAAGAATTACTTAATAGTATTGGGATAAAAGAAAATCTTGTGATAATGAATGATGCAGAACTGGCATTCAGAGCTATATGTCCATTTGAAGATGGAGGAGTTATTGTATCAGGAACAGGGTCTATAGGTTTTGCTTTTGACAAAGACAAAGTCATAAGAGTTGGAGGCTGGGGAAAGGACCTCAGTGATCTTGGTTCAGGATACTGGATTGGAAGAAAATTTCTTGAGAAATATATTCTTTATTTAGAAGATATGGAAGAGAAAGATGATTCTTTTGACAGAATGGAAATTTTGGGAAATGACAGAAAAAAACAACTGGAAAAAATAGTTGAAAAATATGACACAGCAGAAAAAATAGCAAGTATAGCAAGATTTGTTATAGAGGAAAAAGATACTTCTCTATGCAGTAAAATATTGGATAAAGCAGTGGAAAAACTTATGATGATGATAAAAGAAATATCTAAGAGCATAGAAAAAGACAGCTACATATTGGTATTATCTGGAGGAGTAGCTATAAGTGATGCAGTTACAGATAAGATACAGAAAAAAATAGTAGAAAATGCTTTAGGAAACAGAATAAAGCTGATACCTAATAGATATGAACCAGTAGATGGAGGAATAAATATAGGACTTAACTATCTTCAAAAGAATAAATAA
- a CDS encoding ROK family transcriptional regulator — translation MTTINGKPKIIKEINMALVRKNIIRNSPITKPELSKLLGLSLPTINKCVDELLEKEIVKVFEGEVEVKGSGKKPIFYEINSDHVSYIAAYFKGTVLTVREYNLLGKVKNEKVKKLKEDSDEKILISVLDKMIKESKNKENIEAISIGIAGIMEENGSINNVYTLKNFNGIFLKEVLEERYDIPIIIENDANLVTFGLVDKIEFNTRDLVYIYLGTGIGTGTVINGKLHKGKSNFSGEIGELPVSTDKTLEDDYKEIIKRKDMEKFEKLIIFILMINISILNPEIIVLSSDILKIEKSLLKRIIKKISERFGEENMPEIILDSNDIENGMKGALKLALQESDKDLKIIGK, via the coding sequence ATGACAACAATTAATGGAAAACCTAAAATAATAAAAGAAATAAACATGGCTTTAGTTAGAAAAAATATCATAAGAAATTCACCTATAACAAAGCCAGAGTTGTCAAAATTATTAGGGCTCAGCCTTCCTACTATAAATAAATGTGTAGATGAACTTCTTGAAAAAGAAATTGTAAAAGTATTTGAAGGAGAAGTAGAAGTAAAGGGGAGTGGAAAGAAACCTATATTCTATGAGATAAACAGCGATCATGTATCATATATAGCTGCGTACTTTAAAGGAACTGTCCTTACAGTGAGAGAATACAATCTTCTTGGTAAAGTGAAAAATGAAAAAGTAAAAAAATTAAAAGAAGACAGTGATGAAAAAATATTGATTTCTGTTTTAGATAAAATGATAAAAGAATCTAAAAATAAAGAGAATATAGAGGCTATTTCCATTGGAATAGCAGGAATAATGGAAGAAAATGGAAGTATAAACAATGTCTATACTCTGAAAAATTTTAATGGAATATTTTTGAAAGAGGTATTGGAAGAAAGATATGATATTCCAATAATAATAGAAAATGATGCAAATCTAGTAACTTTTGGACTTGTGGATAAGATAGAATTTAATACAAGAGATCTTGTATATATTTATTTAGGAACTGGAATAGGAACTGGAACTGTAATAAATGGAAAACTTCACAAAGGAAAATCTAATTTTTCAGGAGAGATAGGGGAGCTTCCAGTATCAACAGATAAGACTTTGGAAGATGACTATAAGGAAATAATAAAAAGAAAAGATATGGAAAAATTTGAGAAACTGATAATCTTTATACTTATGATAAATATTTCTATATTAAATCCTGAAATAATAGTATTGAGCAGTGATATATTAAAAATAGAAAAAAGTCTGTTAAAACGTATAATCAAGAAAATATCTGAAAGATTTGGAGAAGAAAATATGCCAGAGATAATTCTTGACAGCAATGATATTGAAAATGGAATGAAGGGAGCTTTAAAACTAGCTCTTCAAGAAAGTGACAAGGACTTGAAAATAATAGGGAAATAG
- a CDS encoding sugar ABC transporter substrate-binding protein: MKKLLLGALCLVVGATAFAAEKVIGVSLPGPVGYFIAVRDGMDTQAKKEGLKLEYTDANWDPIKQLSQIEDLVAKKVDVIAVAAADSEAIKGAIAIANEAKIPVIAFTNAIGSDEDGKYDGVVTYVGQNEVKTGALTGKIAKNLLKKDDAKIVLIEGVPGTPPQRNRKKGLTEEIAGTKMEIVYNQTSRWEKERAMKIVEDLIQKNQKMDIIITQDDNSAMGAGMALQEAGLKDKIYVIGLGGSKEGLAAIKDGLIDGTTYMSAVEEGAKTIEAAGKLLKGEKLDPVTPMIQVEVNKENVNNFKGEW, from the coding sequence ATGAAAAAATTATTATTAGGTGCTTTATGTTTAGTAGTTGGTGCAACTGCTTTTGCAGCAGAAAAAGTTATTGGAGTGTCTTTACCTGGACCAGTAGGATATTTTATAGCAGTAAGAGATGGAATGGATACACAGGCTAAAAAAGAGGGATTAAAGTTGGAATATACTGATGCTAACTGGGATCCAATCAAACAGTTATCACAAATAGAAGATCTAGTAGCTAAAAAAGTAGATGTAATAGCAGTAGCAGCAGCAGATTCAGAAGCTATCAAAGGAGCAATTGCAATAGCTAATGAAGCAAAAATACCAGTTATAGCTTTTACAAATGCAATTGGAAGTGACGAAGATGGTAAGTATGATGGTGTAGTTACTTATGTTGGACAAAACGAAGTAAAAACAGGAGCTTTAACAGGGAAAATAGCTAAAAATTTATTAAAAAAAGATGACGCTAAAATAGTTCTTATAGAAGGAGTTCCAGGAACACCTCCTCAAAGAAACAGAAAAAAAGGACTTACTGAAGAAATAGCTGGAACAAAAATGGAAATTGTATATAATCAAACAAGCAGATGGGAAAAAGAAAGAGCTATGAAAATAGTTGAAGACCTTATCCAAAAAAATCAAAAGATGGATATAATAATAACTCAAGATGATAACTCAGCTATGGGTGCTGGAATGGCTTTACAAGAAGCTGGATTAAAAGATAAAATATATGTAATAGGACTTGGAGGAAGCAAGGAAGGGCTTGCAGCAATAAAAGATGGTCTTATTGATGGAACTACATATATGTCAGCAGTAGAAGAGGGAGCAAAAACTATAGAAGCAGCAGGAAAATTATTAAAAGGTGAAAAACTTGATCCTGTGACTCCTATGATTCAAGTGGAAGTAAATAAAGAAAATGTAAATAACTTTAAAGGTGAATGGTAA
- a CDS encoding HutP family protein has translation MQYKSKDIAKASVIMAMSSREEEAELKIKYLDSGIKTAAVDIGGNVVDSISKILERALVASKRNGIISESHIYEGALTGATREAIAQIMDKAVGFNVGGKIGIARCQEHLSVCIFLTIGMFRLDEVVIGLGHRAVPIDHE, from the coding sequence ATGCAGTATAAAAGTAAAGATATAGCAAAAGCTTCAGTTATAATGGCTATGAGTTCAAGAGAGGAAGAAGCAGAACTTAAAATAAAATATTTAGATTCAGGAATAAAAACAGCTGCTGTAGATATAGGAGGAAATGTTGTAGATTCTATCTCTAAAATATTGGAGAGAGCTCTGGTAGCATCTAAAAGAAATGGAATAATATCAGAATCACATATATATGAAGGAGCTTTGACAGGAGCAACTAGAGAAGCTATAGCACAGATAATGGATAAAGCAGTTGGATTTAATGTAGGAGGAAAAATAGGAATTGCAAGATGTCAGGAACATCTTTCAGTATGTATTTTTCTTACAATAGGTATGTTCAGACTAGATGAAGTAGTAATAGGGCTTGGTCACAGAGCAGTACCAATAGATCACGAATAA
- the glsA gene encoding glutaminase A → MKDLLDKLVKKNIAETKLGTVASYIPELDKAKKDALGLYIIDVNGNEYCSGDWDTKFTIQSISKIVTLMLAILDNGEEYVFSKVGMEPTGDPFNSIKKLETSSRRKPYNPLINAGAIAIASMIKGKDVRDKFQRLLDFLRKISEDETLDVNYKIYCGESETGNRNRAMGYFLKGEGIIEGDVEDALDIYFKQCSIEVTAKTLAKIALFLANNGKLSSGEIVITPRIATIVKTLMVTCGMYDSSGEFAVRAGIPSKSGVGGGILSVVPGKMGIGVYGPSLDKKGNSIAGVLLLEDLSSELNLTIF, encoded by the coding sequence ATGAAAGATTTATTAGATAAGTTAGTAAAGAAAAATATAGCAGAAACAAAATTAGGGACAGTTGCAAGCTATATTCCAGAACTTGATAAGGCTAAAAAAGATGCATTGGGATTATACATAATTGATGTAAATGGAAATGAATATTGTTCTGGAGATTGGGATACAAAATTTACAATTCAGAGCATATCTAAAATAGTAACTTTGATGTTGGCAATATTAGATAATGGAGAGGAATATGTTTTTTCTAAAGTGGGAATGGAGCCAACAGGAGATCCATTCAATTCTATTAAAAAGCTTGAAACTTCAAGCAGAAGAAAACCTTACAATCCTCTTATAAATGCAGGAGCTATAGCAATAGCTTCAATGATAAAAGGAAAAGATGTAAGAGATAAATTTCAGAGACTTTTAGATTTTCTTAGAAAAATATCTGAAGATGAAACTTTAGATGTAAATTATAAGATTTATTGTGGAGAATCTGAAACAGGAAATAGAAACAGAGCGATGGGATATTTCCTTAAAGGAGAAGGAATAATAGAGGGAGATGTTGAAGACGCATTGGATATATATTTTAAACAATGTTCAATAGAAGTAACAGCAAAAACACTTGCAAAGATAGCATTATTTTTAGCAAATAATGGTAAACTAAGCAGTGGAGAAATTGTAATTACTCCTAGAATAGCTACTATTGTAAAAACTTTAATGGTAACTTGTGGAATGTATGATAGCTCTGGAGAATTTGCTGTAAGAGCAGGAATTCCATCTAAAAGTGGTGTAGGAGGAGGAATTCTTTCTGTAGTACCAGGAAAAATGGGAATAGGAGTGTACGGACCATCTCTTGATAAAAAAGGAAATTCAATTGCAGGGGTACTTTTGCTGGAAGATTTATCCAGTGAGTTAAATCTGACAATATTTTAA
- a CDS encoding alanine/glycine:cation symporter family protein: protein MVFLYDAFNWLNNFIWSYILIILLVGLGVYFSFKTGFVQFRMLGEMFRLLGEGAMKNESSNEKHGSSGISSFQAFCISTASRVGTGNMAGVAIAIVIGGPGAVFWMWVMALIGSSSSFVESTLAQIYKVKEGDHFRGGPAYYMEKALGKRWMGVVFSILISITFGLIFNSVQANTVSFAFEKAFNVNRMYLGIAISIATAIIIFGGVKRIARAVEYIVPVMAVAYVAVALFVLVKNFTMIPSVIESIVSNALGFKQAVGGGLGVVIMQGVKRGLFSNEAGMGSAPNAAATANVTHPVKQGLIQTLGVFTDTILICSATAFIILMSGVDLQGESNGIQLTQEALVSQVGPWGSIFIAICIFLFAFSSIIGNYYYGETNIEFLNGNKIWLNIYRCFVVFMVMYGCLAKVQIVWDMADLFMGFMAIMNLVVIAILYKVAIAALRDYITQKKKGLNPQFKTSAVPGLKNAECWDE from the coding sequence ATGGTTTTTTTGTATGATGCATTTAACTGGCTGAACAATTTTATCTGGTCGTATATATTGATTATACTTCTTGTAGGATTAGGTGTATATTTTAGTTTTAAAACAGGGTTTGTTCAATTTAGAATGTTAGGGGAAATGTTTAGACTTCTTGGTGAAGGAGCTATGAAGAATGAAAGCTCTAATGAAAAACATGGGTCAAGTGGAATTTCTTCATTTCAGGCATTTTGTATTTCAACAGCTTCGAGAGTTGGGACAGGAAATATGGCAGGAGTTGCTATAGCTATTGTTATAGGAGGTCCAGGAGCTGTATTCTGGATGTGGGTAATGGCTCTTATAGGTTCAAGTTCAAGCTTTGTAGAAAGTACACTTGCACAAATATATAAAGTAAAAGAGGGAGATCACTTTAGAGGTGGACCAGCTTACTATATGGAAAAAGCTTTAGGAAAAAGATGGATGGGAGTTGTATTTTCAATTCTTATTTCTATAACTTTTGGACTTATATTTAATTCAGTACAGGCTAATACAGTATCATTTGCATTTGAAAAAGCTTTTAACGTTAATAGAATGTATTTAGGAATAGCAATATCTATTGCTACTGCTATTATCATTTTTGGTGGAGTAAAAAGAATAGCTCGTGCAGTGGAATATATAGTTCCTGTAATGGCTGTAGCATATGTTGCTGTAGCGTTGTTCGTTCTAGTAAAAAATTTTACAATGATACCATCTGTTATTGAATCTATAGTTTCTAATGCTCTTGGATTTAAACAAGCAGTAGGTGGAGGACTTGGAGTAGTAATAATGCAGGGGGTAAAAAGAGGATTATTCTCAAATGAGGCTGGAATGGGAAGTGCTCCCAATGCAGCAGCAACTGCAAATGTTACACATCCAGTAAAGCAAGGACTTATTCAAACTTTGGGAGTATTTACAGATACTATATTAATATGTTCTGCAACTGCTTTCATTATATTGATGTCTGGAGTAGATTTACAGGGAGAATCTAATGGAATACAGCTGACTCAGGAAGCTCTTGTTTCACAGGTTGGACCTTGGGGAAGTATATTCATTGCTATATGTATATTTTTATTTGCCTTCTCGTCTATCATAGGAAATTATTACTATGGAGAAACAAATATAGAATTCTTAAATGGAAATAAAATATGGTTAAATATTTACAGATGCTTTGTTGTATTTATGGTAATGTATGGATGTCTTGCTAAAGTTCAGATAGTTTGGGATATGGCAGACTTATTTATGGGATTCATGGCGATAATGAATCTAGTGGTAATAGCAATACTTTATAAAGTGGCAATTGCAGCTCTTCGCGATTATATAACTCAGAAGAAAAAAGGTTTAAATCCTCAATTTAAAACTTCAGCTGTTCCAGGATTAAAAAATGCTGAATGTTGGGATGAATAA
- a CDS encoding DUF3427 domain-containing protein: METNLIESFKTSSINLNIESSKNFQHRLLCNKDEKIITTLRKELESCDEFIISVAFITEGGLALILEELKELENRNIKGKILTGDYLNFTEPKALKRLLNYKNIELKILSKEKFHAKGYFFRKDNLWTLVVGSSNLTQTALTVNFEWNLKVNSLENGKIAKDILSSFNDIFERLPKLDLEMIENYEKVYKLSKSYSKAQEKLQNPLFKKEIKPNIMQKEALDNLSELRENEKEGLLISATGTGKTYLSAFDVKKVKPEKMLFIAHRKTIIKKAKYTFESIISNKKMAIYGDEDISDADYIFAMVQTLNKKEHLERFPKDYFNYIIIDEVHHSGAKTYQSVINYFKPDFLLGMTATPERSDDFDIYGLFNHNIAYEIRLYDALRENLLCPFHYFGISDITVNGECIDGKTSIKNLTLDQRIDHIIEKSRYYGYSGEKLHGLMFVSRVEEANILAEKLNEKGIKSIALTGDHGDNARENAIEKLEKGEVEYLITVDIFNEGVDIPCVNQVILLRPTESSIVYIQQLGRGLRKNENKEFVVVLDFIGNYEKNFLIPTAISQNNSFDKDFMKRFILNGTNMIPGESSISFEEIVKERIFENINKTNFSTKKNIEHDFELLEKQLGRIPLLNDFFVRNMIDPSVILKFKKDYDSVLKALRPDTEFGILSEMEKNFLTFLSSFFTPAKRVHEMVILLEGIKESKISIEKIEEILEKEYKLKDQKENIENGIKHLSKEIFTSLSTMKGFEPILEKAGGEYQIDKNFKNGYKNNKYFRDLIDDLIKYNLAYVEKNYKQYGKDSIQKYKQYTKLEGFWQLNLDFNNGYQVSGYMVFEEAKKVVMFVTMEDSSIFDNKFLDQQRFPWFSKNNRCLSRNNKLTAEGKIAKNYYILEIFVKKSSGESFYYLGQAEKVLKAKECFTEKGVPRVEYELKLKNEVPKDLFDYLMV, from the coding sequence TAATTGAAAGCTTCAAAACAAGCTCAATAAATTTAAATATAGAATCAAGTAAAAACTTTCAGCATAGACTGCTTTGTAATAAAGATGAGAAAATTATAACAACTTTAAGAAAAGAACTGGAGAGCTGTGATGAGTTTATAATTTCAGTAGCCTTTATAACAGAAGGAGGGCTGGCTCTGATTTTAGAAGAACTGAAAGAACTTGAAAACAGGAATATAAAAGGGAAAATTCTTACAGGAGATTATTTGAATTTTACTGAGCCTAAAGCTCTAAAGAGACTGCTAAATTATAAAAATATAGAATTGAAAATATTATCTAAAGAAAAATTTCATGCTAAGGGATATTTTTTTAGAAAAGATAATTTGTGGACTTTAGTAGTTGGGAGCAGCAATTTAACTCAGACAGCTTTAACAGTAAATTTCGAGTGGAATTTAAAAGTAAATTCTCTGGAAAATGGGAAGATTGCAAAGGATATTTTAAGCAGCTTCAATGATATTTTTGAAAGACTTCCAAAGTTGGATTTAGAAATGATAGAAAACTATGAAAAAGTATATAAACTTTCAAAGAGTTATTCTAAAGCTCAGGAAAAATTACAAAATCCTTTGTTTAAAAAAGAGATAAAGCCAAATATTATGCAGAAAGAAGCATTGGATAATTTAAGTGAGCTGAGAGAAAATGAAAAAGAAGGACTATTGATTAGTGCAACTGGAACAGGAAAAACATATTTAAGTGCCTTTGATGTAAAAAAAGTAAAACCTGAAAAAATGCTTTTTATAGCTCATAGAAAAACTATAATAAAAAAAGCTAAGTATACTTTTGAAAGTATTATAAGCAATAAAAAAATGGCAATCTATGGAGATGAAGATATTTCAGATGCAGACTATATATTTGCCATGGTTCAGACTTTAAATAAAAAAGAACATTTAGAAAGATTTCCTAAAGACTATTTTAATTATATAATAATTGATGAAGTTCATCACAGTGGAGCTAAAACTTATCAAAGTGTAATAAATTATTTTAAGCCAGATTTTCTGTTGGGAATGACAGCAACTCCAGAGAGAAGTGATGATTTTGATATATATGGACTTTTTAATCACAATATAGCTTATGAAATAAGACTTTATGATGCTTTGAGAGAAAATCTTCTGTGTCCATTTCATTATTTTGGAATCTCAGATATAACTGTAAATGGTGAATGTATTGATGGAAAAACTTCTATAAAAAATCTTACTTTAGATCAAAGGATAGATCATATAATTGAAAAGAGCAGATATTATGGATATAGTGGAGAAAAACTCCATGGGCTGATGTTTGTATCAAGAGTGGAAGAGGCAAATATATTAGCTGAAAAGCTTAATGAAAAAGGAATAAAATCTATAGCACTTACAGGAGACCATGGGGATAATGCAAGAGAAAATGCTATTGAAAAGCTAGAGAAAGGTGAAGTAGAATATCTGATAACTGTTGATATATTTAATGAAGGAGTTGATATACCATGTGTAAATCAAGTTATTCTTCTAAGACCAACAGAATCTTCTATTGTATATATTCAGCAACTTGGAAGAGGGTTGAGAAAAAATGAGAATAAGGAGTTTGTTGTAGTTTTAGACTTTATAGGAAACTATGAAAAGAACTTCTTAATTCCAACTGCTATTTCCCAAAATAATAGCTTTGACAAAGATTTTATGAAGAGATTTATTTTAAATGGAACAAATATGATTCCAGGAGAAAGCTCAATATCTTTTGAAGAAATAGTAAAAGAGAGAATATTTGAAAATATAAACAAGACAAATTTTTCAACTAAGAAAAATATAGAGCATGATTTTGAACTTCTGGAAAAACAATTAGGAAGGATCCCATTGTTAAATGATTTCTTTGTAAGAAATATGATAGATCCAAGTGTAATATTAAAGTTTAAAAAAGATTATGACAGTGTTTTGAAAGCTTTGAGACCTGATACAGAATTTGGTATTTTATCAGAGATGGAAAAGAATTTTTTGACTTTCCTGTCAAGTTTCTTTACTCCTGCTAAAAGAGTTCATGAAATGGTAATATTGCTGGAAGGTATTAAGGAGTCAAAAATTTCAATAGAAAAGATAGAAGAGATTTTAGAGAAAGAATATAAGCTAAAAGATCAAAAAGAAAATATTGAAAATGGAATAAAACATCTTTCTAAAGAAATATTTACTAGCCTTTCTACTATGAAGGGATTTGAACCTATTTTAGAAAAAGCTGGCGGAGAATATCAAATAGATAAAAATTTTAAAAATGGATATAAAAATAATAAATATTTTAGAGATTTAATTGATGACTTGATTAAATATAATCTTGCTTATGTAGAGAAAAACTATAAACAATATGGAAAAGATTCTATTCAAAAATATAAACAATACACAAAACTGGAAGGATTCTGGCAGCTGAATCTGGACTTTAATAATGGATATCAGGTGAGTGGTTATATGGTATTTGAAGAAGCTAAAAAAGTTGTAATGTTTGTGACAATGGAAGACTCAAGTATTTTTGATAATAAGTTTTTAGATCAGCAAAGATTTCCATGGTTTTCTAAAAATAACAGATGCCTGAGCAGAAATAATAAGTTGACAGCTGAGGGAAAAATAGCAAAAAATTATTATATATTGGAAATATTTGTTAAGAAAAGTTCAGGAGAAAGTTTTTACTATTTAGGTCAAGCTGAAAAGGTTTTAAAAGCAAAGGAATGCTTTACTGAAAAGGGAGTTCCTCGTGTGGAGTATGAACTGAAATTAAAGAATGAAGTGCCAAAGGATCTTTTTGATTATTTAATGGTATAG
- a CDS encoding sugar ABC transporter ATP-binding protein, with translation MLVGDVILNCKNISKSFSKVEVLKNINIEIKKGEVHAIIGANGAGKSTLMKIICGVHEANGGELIYKGKAEKFKTPLEAQEKGISIIYQELSLVSTLKNYENLFVGNEIKKYGIFTDDTAMIKRFKELCERLNFDIDPMEITRNMSISKQQMIEILKVVANDSDIIIMDEPTTSLSEKEKKSLFDVIRKLKEAGKTVIYISHMLEEVFSVCDRISVLRDGEFIATKKVSELTKDKVVELMTGKVVKRGSIREKKDNRNETVLEVKGLEYKNILKDLSFQVKRGEVVGIAGLVGSGRSELAECIFGAREINKGDIYLEGEKQNFSHPKDAIKNGIGLIPEDRKNFGLIMKHTIKDNSTLIQIKKMLAGPLLSNKKENEHIEEAIKDLSIKVSDYNLKVSSLSGGNQQKIVISKWKDMDLKILIFDEPTKGIDVNAKEDIFKVIEDYAAKGVGIIFISSDLEEVERVADRVLVLKRGNFISELRGNDINIEKINYLALNG, from the coding sequence ATGCTAGTAGGAGATGTAATTCTAAATTGTAAAAACATAAGCAAATCTTTTTCTAAAGTAGAAGTTTTAAAAAATATAAACATTGAAATAAAAAAGGGAGAAGTTCATGCCATAATAGGTGCAAATGGGGCTGGGAAATCTACTTTGATGAAAATAATCTGCGGAGTGCATGAAGCTAACGGTGGAGAGCTGATTTATAAAGGGAAGGCAGAGAAATTTAAAACGCCTCTTGAAGCACAGGAAAAAGGAATTAGTATAATATATCAAGAGCTGAGTCTTGTATCTACACTTAAAAACTATGAAAATCTTTTTGTAGGAAATGAAATAAAAAAATATGGAATATTTACTGATGACACAGCAATGATAAAAAGATTTAAGGAACTGTGTGAGAGACTGAATTTTGATATAGATCCTATGGAAATAACAAGAAATATGAGTATATCAAAACAGCAGATGATAGAGATACTTAAAGTAGTGGCAAATGATTCTGACATTATAATAATGGATGAACCAACAACTTCACTATCAGAAAAAGAAAAAAAATCTTTGTTTGATGTAATAAGAAAATTGAAAGAAGCAGGAAAAACAGTTATATATATTTCCCATATGCTGGAAGAAGTATTTTCAGTATGTGACAGGATAAGTGTATTGAGAGATGGAGAATTTATAGCTACTAAAAAAGTTTCAGAGCTTACAAAGGATAAAGTAGTGGAACTGATGACAGGAAAAGTAGTTAAAAGAGGAAGCATAAGAGAGAAAAAAGATAATAGAAATGAAACAGTCCTTGAGGTAAAGGGTCTGGAATATAAGAATATATTAAAAGATCTATCTTTTCAGGTAAAAAGAGGGGAAGTAGTAGGGATAGCAGGGCTGGTTGGCTCTGGAAGAAGTGAACTGGCAGAATGTATATTTGGAGCAAGGGAGATAAATAAAGGAGATATTTATTTAGAAGGAGAAAAGCAGAACTTCTCGCATCCTAAAGATGCTATAAAAAATGGAATAGGGCTGATACCTGAAGACAGAAAGAATTTTGGGCTTATAATGAAACATACAATTAAAGATAACTCCACATTGATACAGATAAAGAAAATGTTAGCAGGACCTCTTTTGAGTAATAAAAAAGAGAATGAACATATTGAGGAAGCTATAAAAGATCTTTCAATAAAAGTTTCAGATTATAATTTAAAAGTATCAAGTCTCAGTGGTGGAAATCAGCAGAAAATAGTTATATCAAAGTGGAAAGATATGGACTTAAAAATATTAATATTTGATGAGCCTACAAAAGGAATAGATGTAAATGCCAAAGAAGATATTTTTAAAGTAATAGAGGATTATGCAGCTAAAGGAGTGGGAATAATCTTTATATCCTCTGATCTTGAAGAGGTAGAAAGAGTAGCTGACAGAGTTCTTGTTTTGAAAAGAGGAAATTTTATCAGTGAACTTAGGGGAAATGATATAAATATAGAAAAAATAAACTATTTGGCGTTGAATGGTTAG
- a CDS encoding ABC transporter permease, with product MLEQVKNSFRRENLLKNYGIIIGFLVLCTIISFATPNFLTRNNILNLLRQSSIIGVIATGMTFVIISGNFDISVGKIAALGGTIIMSMISNGHSFIVALLAALLAGAVIGLINGFAVAVIKIPSLIATMGMVVILQGLIFIYTGGYPISGTNPVLSLIGRGYILGIPVPVIIFFLGVILANVVLRKTVMGRRIYAVGGNEDSSRLSGIDTIKYKIMVFMINGMASIIGGLILVSRLSTATPTAGEGYDMDAIASVVIGGTSVNGGEGNVMRTIIGVLLMSVISNSFNLIGVSIYFQYVFKGIIILAAVGFGSFKKK from the coding sequence ATGTTAGAACAGGTAAAAAATTCTTTTAGAAGAGAGAATCTTTTGAAAAATTATGGAATAATAATAGGGTTTTTAGTACTATGTACAATAATAAGTTTTGCAACACCTAATTTTCTTACTAGAAACAATATACTTAATTTATTGAGACAATCATCTATAATCGGAGTTATTGCAACAGGAATGACTTTTGTAATAATATCTGGAAATTTTGACATATCAGTAGGAAAAATAGCTGCCTTAGGAGGAACTATAATAATGAGTATGATTTCAAATGGTCATAGCTTTATTGTTGCTCTTCTAGCTGCACTTTTAGCAGGAGCAGTTATTGGATTAATTAACGGATTTGCAGTTGCAGTCATTAAAATACCATCTCTTATAGCAACTATGGGAATGGTCGTAATTTTACAGGGGCTCATTTTTATATATACAGGGGGATATCCAATTTCAGGAACTAATCCAGTTCTTTCTCTTATTGGAAGAGGCTATATCTTAGGAATACCTGTACCTGTTATAATTTTCTTCCTTGGGGTAATACTGGCTAATGTAGTTTTAAGAAAAACAGTAATGGGAAGAAGAATATATGCAGTAGGAGGGAATGAAGATTCCAGCAGACTGTCAGGTATAGATACTATAAAGTATAAAATAATGGTATTCATGATAAATGGTATGGCCTCAATAATAGGGGGACTTATTCTTGTATCAAGATTGAGCACAGCTACTCCTACAGCAGGAGAGGGATACGATATGGATGCAATAGCTTCAGTAGTTATCGGGGGAACAAGTGTAAATGGTGGAGAAGGAAACGTTATGAGAACAATAATCGGAGTTCTTCTCATGAGTGTTATAAGCAATAGTTTCAATCTTATAGGTGTGAGTATATATTTCCAATATGTATTTAAAGGAATAATAATACTGGCAGCAGTAGGATTTGGAAGTTTTAAGAAAAAATAG